ACCGGAGCGGTTCATGGAGCACCTGGCGATGTGGGAGGCGCCGGGCGACGACCGGCCCGAGACCACATGGCTGGAGAAGGTCTCCGACGAGCCGTACAACGGCACCCGGGTCCGCGGTGCCCACTGATCATCATCAACGTGAAGGAGAAACGTCCCCATGAGGGCAACGTTCCTGTACAAAGCCGGTGACGTGCGTGTCCAGGACACGCCGGACCCGGTGATCGAGCGCCCCACCGACGCGATCGTCCGGATCGTGCGCTCGTGCGTCTGCGGCAGCGATCTGCACCCGTACCGCACCATGGACGCCTCCGACGGCCCCGTGCCCATGGGGCACGAATTCCTCGGCGTCGTCGAGGAGACCGGTACGGAGGTGTCCGGACTCAAGAGCGGCGACATGGTCGTGTCACCCTTCGCGTACGCGGACAACACGTGCGCGTACTGCCAGGAGGGTTTCCAGACCTCCTGCCCCCGGGGCGGGTTCTTCGCCGCGGGCACCGGCGGCGCGCAGGCGGAGGCGGTTCGCGTCCCGCAGGCCCAAGGCACCCTGGTCAGGCTTCCGGTGGGCGAGGACTCCGCGCTGCTGCCGTCGCTGCTGACGCTGGCCGATGTGTACGGCACCGGCCACCACGCGGCGAAGCAGGCACGGGTCGGCGAACGCACCACGGTCACGGTGATAGGCGACGGCGCGGTGGGCCTGTT
This window of the Streptomyces niveus genome carries:
- a CDS encoding alcohol dehydrogenase catalytic domain-containing protein; translation: MRATFLYKAGDVRVQDTPDPVIERPTDAIVRIVRSCVCGSDLHPYRTMDASDGPVPMGHEFLGVVEETGTEVSGLKSGDMVVSPFAYADNTCAYCQEGFQTSCPRGGFFAAGTGGAQAEAVRVPQAQGTLVRLPVGEDSALLPSLLTLADVYGTGHHAAKQARVGERTTVTVIGDGAVGLLAVLSARQLGAERIILMGRHRSRTDLGRFFGATDVVAERGQEGIEKVRELTGGQGTHAVLEAVGHMPAYEMAVGAVRPGGVISRVGVPQYEAAPVGFSSLFGPNITLTGGPAPVRAYIDELLPAVLDGTVDPGRVFDRTVSLDEVPEGYGAMDRRESLKVLVTP